One genomic window of Melitaea cinxia chromosome 10, ilMelCinx1.1, whole genome shotgun sequence includes the following:
- the LOC123657046 gene encoding TBC1 domain family member 16 produces MPLPDLIKRASSYFLGLEFDDNEPLPDYVDNEILFCKNNVCVHPPTIARHELDIVHHPGYLTITTKVFTDQHNNAKRPTLFLNWIPNSTLKKCPSAVETSPSDEIGYGIKAAHPRDIPTQKTVEQKKRKYTNNDNAFSDSSETTSLNSNSDKQSIKSNDTRYTQNDTTHEELTSSSKPTIKSADSSKDDVFVSLDKEESKDQIFEFDRHVRSQSMTSVNITIANPNVENVDLTPDSVSGSFMRSLSMSSCDEGNPNWMSTPEFLALKHNLVFPDSVQSSPVPQRRQPLKCRRFSVDLSQMRSLRLFFNDDDCTCGQLVVASRESQYKILHFHHGGLDHLAQVLHRWHALLHNIKLTPGSEEPNLPYRHFMVCRPEVQKSEQHPEEGKVPKITPELFYGKVMNGKGAIEDDLFLRKCVFFGGLDKELRREVWPFLLHCYPYNSNYDEREIILQIRTREYDEITKRRLEKMTPEQHAIFWKTVQSVIEKDVVRTDRGNPFFAGENNYNVEIMKNILLNYAVYNPALGYTQGMSDLLAPVLCEIKCEPEAFWCFVGLMQRAIFVCTPTDNDMDNNLSYLRELIRIMLPHFYKHLEKHVDAMELLFCHRWILLCFKREFTEAVALRMWEACWANYQTDYFHLFLCLAIIAVYADDVIAQDLNTDEMLLHFSSLAMYMDGRLILRKARGLLHQFRQLVRIPCTLVGMCQRCGPGIWDSTHRPSVECTGAHDFCKYGV; encoded by the exons ATGCCCCTGCCGGATCTCATAAAACGTGCGTCGAGCTATTTCCTGGGACTCGAGTTCGATGACAACGAGCCGCTGCCGGATTACGTCGacaatgaaattttgttttgtaaaaataatgtgtGCGTTCATCCACCAACTATTGCGAGACACGAATTGGATATTGTTCATCATCCGGGTTATTTGACGATAACGACGAAGGTATTTACTGATCAACACAATAACGCTAAACGACCCACGCTATTTCTGAACTGGATACCTAattctactttaaaaaaatgtccatCTGCCGTCGAAACAAGTCCCAGTGACGAGATCGGCTATGGTATCAAAGCTGCACATCCTCGAGACATACCAACTCAAAAGACAGTAGAGcagaagaaaagaaaatataccAATAATGATAACGCCTTCTCTGACTCCTCAGAGACCACCAGCCTCAATTCAAATTCAGATAAACAAAGCATTAAATCAAACGATACGAGGTACACCCAAAACGACACAACTCATGAGGAATTAACTTCTAGTTCCAAGCCAACAATAAAATCAGCTGATTCCAGTAAAGATGATGTATTCGTTTCTTTAGATAAGGAAGAATCGAAAGATCAGATATTTGAATTTGATCGTCATGTTCGTTCCCAGTCAATGACGTCCGTTAATATAACGATTGCTAACCCAAATGTGGAAAACGTTGATCTTACACCAGACTCTGTTTCTGGTAGTTTCATGAGGTCCCTGTCGATGAGTTCGTGCGATGAAGGCAATCCTAATTGGATGAGTACGCCAGAGTTCTTGGCATTGAAACATAATTTGGTTTTCCCCGACAGCGTTCAGAGCTCCCCAGTGCCGCAAAGACGACAGCCTTTGAAATGTCGAAG GTTTTCTGTGGATCTAAGTCAAATGCGTTCTTTGCGATTATTCTTCAATGATGATGATTGCACGTGCGGTCAACTGGTCGTAGCATCCAGGGAGTCTCAGTACAAGATATTACACTTCCATCACGGAGGTCTCGATCACCTAGCGCAAGTGTTGCACAGGTGGCACGCCTTGTTGCATAACATTAAATTGACACCAG gaTCTGAAGAACCTAATTTACCATATCGTCACTTCATGGTTTGCCGTCCGGAGGTCCAGAAATCAGAGCAACATCCTGAAGAAGGAAAAGTTCCAAAAATTACTCCAGAGCTATTTTACGGCAAAGTCATGAATGGGAAAGGAGCGATCGAAGATGATCTGTTCTTAAGGAAATGCGTTTTCTTCGGAGGACTGGACAAAGAATTAAGACGAGAAGTATGGCCGTTCCTATTACATTGTTATCCATATAACTCAAATTATGATGAAAgggaaattattttacaaattagaaCAAGAGAATATGATGAAATAACGAAAAGGCGATTAGAGAAAATGACTCCTGAACAACATGCGATCTTTTGGAAGACGGTACAGAGCGTAATAGAGAAAGATGTCGTTAGGACGGATAGAGGGAATCCATTCTTCGCAggtgaaaataattataacgtcGAAattatgaagaacattttactGAATTACGCAGTCTATAATCCAGCATTAGG atACACGCAAGGGATGAGCGACCTACTGGCGCCTGTTTTATGCGAAATAAAGTGTGAGCCAGAAGCATTCTGGTGCTTTGTTGGTCTCATGCAGCGAGCAATTTTCGTTTGTACTCCCACGGACAACGACATGGATAACAATTTG AGTTATCTTCGTGAACTAATAAGGATCATGCTGCCGCATTTTTATAAACATCTCGAGAAACACGTGGACGCCATGGAATTGTTATTTTGTCACAGATGGATTTTATT ATGTTTTAAACGTGAATTCACGGAAGCAGTCGCTCTTCGTATGTGGGAGGCTTGCTGGGCGAACTATCAGACGGATTATTTCCACCTATTCCTGTGTCTTGCCATCATTGCCGTATATGCTGATGATGTTATTGCACAAGATCTCAATACAGATGAAATGTTGTTGCATTTCAGTTCATTGG CCATGTACATGGACGGTCGCCTCATTCTCCGAAAGGCGCGTGGTCTACTTCATCAGTTCAGGCAGCTAGTTCGCATCCCTTGCACTCTGGTTGGTATGTGTCAGAGATGTGGTCCCGGTATATGGGACTCCACTCACAGACCCAGCGTGGAATGTACTGGAGCTCACGATTTCTGTAAATACGGAGTGTAA